The DNA sequence ACACCTGTGGAACATCAGCCTCAATCTTTAACTTAATCTGTGTTCATGTAAACAGATGGAAAAGCTGTAGAAGCGGAAGCTCGGTTGTTTATATCTGGATAAGTCCAAACCTTATGGGCTACTCACCGGTCTCCAGAGATTTAGAGTAGCTGGGTAAACTCTGACCAGCGTCGCTGTCCGCTGTGACAGTCACTTCAAAGGTGGAGCCGCAGGGAAGgtctgtgatgtcacagctggTTCCCGTGGTGGTGCAGGTGAGTGTGCTGCCGTCCTCTCCCAGCGCGCTCACGGTGTAGTTGGCGGCTCTGTTTGTTGACGTCCAGCTGACGGTGACAAAGGTGGAGTTGTTCTCGGTCAGCCCCATGTTTGTCGGCATACAGGGAGCTGATGAGCAGTGAAAGAGGAGAGTCAATACCTAAAATAGTTCGAGAAACTCCATTGCATTAAAGCAAAGCATGCGTTTCACTTTAAATATCATCACAGTGCAGGTCTAAACATGTccagttttacagttttgcaAAAACCAACTGACAATAAACAAAGactaaaataacacctgaaaaaaggagaaaaaagaaacctCTGAAATATCACTTTTCGGACCATataccaaaaataataatgatagacGTTGACATGCTCCATGTTAAATTATCATAGATTGCACAGTTATCCCTATAAAATGACTAATAATACTTTATGTAATGTGATAAAAGTCAGTTTTTGTCACATAGAGCTTTTGTATTTTTCCACTGAACCATAGGTCATACTACAAACTCCTGTTTATAAATCATTGCGTGAAACTACTGTATATCAGACAGGTGAGGTACAGGTGCAAAATGTAATGGGTTATTTGCTGGATACAGTATGTTTTCCTACCTGTGTCTTTGGTATGAGCTTGGCATGCATGGTTGCATCCACTGAAGTCATTGCAGGGTATCACCACCACGCTGTAGGGACTGTCACAGGTGAGGTCAGAGAGGGCGCACTCCGGTGCCGTGTCGTTGCACAGGATGACCTCGGAATTGTCCACAGCACGAGTCTGGTACATGTCTGCCCCACGTGCAGCTGTCCATGTGATCTCCAGAGTGTCCGTGCTCACCACAGAGACAGTCAGATCCTCCGGACAACAGGGCACTGAAGGGGGAGATGAGGAAACGAGAGGAAaagattaaagttaaagtgGTAGTACAAATACTTGAGTACAAAATTGCTACTTTactgtgttatttatatttcttagTGTTAGTGTACACGACCTTCGTGTTGAGGATTAAATcagaaaattaataaaaaatgtctttcaaatTGGGCTCTTATCTGGTCACATCCTGGCAACTGGGATCTATCTGTGCATATCTATGTTTGTGCTGCTACTTACAGGTGGTGTAATTGAGATTCTCCCCTGCCGGACTGTTGCCGGCCTGGTTGAACGCCACCACAGAGAGCAGGTACATGTAGCCACACTGGCAGTGGTAGGTGCAGTTGTTGCCGGTGGTGTTACAGATCTCCTCGATGCCATCTCCTCTCTTGATGAAGGCCTTGTAGCCGTCAGCGTGAGTCACCGTGTCCCACGTCAGTGTGCAgttctcctctgtgtcctccacGTTATGAGTCAAAGACTCGGGTGGGCACGGGACTGGAAGCACAGGAGAGTTCAGTCACAATTACACAGAAGCAGTGCTTTGACGCTGTCAGTGTATTGTTCTTTTTGTCACTTCTCTCCCATAATCAACAGCTATTGGTTGGATTGCATTCTGGACCCTGCATTTTCATTATTCCAAGACTGGAtccaaaatataacaaatataatgATAGATATTTGTCTGCTACACCAGCGTTACTCTGGTAAAGGACCCACAGTCTAACTTGTACATACTGGTTGACTTATACATGAAAAGGAAAGCAATCAGATGGCTCTGATGGagtaataagtaaaaaaaagtgtgatatAACTGATCTGATTTAGCATTCAAATCttaacaggaaagaaaaaacagtgtCAGTTCGAGTACTCACAGGTGACGAAGACTTCAGGGTCCGACGGGTAGCTGGGCCCGGCCTCGTTTGAGGCTGTGACCTGGATCGTGTGAACTTCTCCACAGCTCACTGGAGACAGGCTGCAGGGGCTGGACGTGGAGTTACACGTGAGGTTGTGGTTGCTGGTCACAAAATAGTCGACGGATCCGTAGACGTCCGGGTCGATTGCCCAGGACACGGAGAGTTCGGTCACATTGTTACTCGTCACCATAGAGACACTGACAGACGACGGTGTTGGAGGACCTGTTGAAGGAGAGGACCACACAGGAACACGCATCAACATCCAGTGAGGTGGTACAAAGCGTATGTAGATGCTTAGACCATCTATCAGACCATAGACGctgtttaaatacagttttgGTCTTTAGATTATAGAACGCTTATCATTATGTCAGTTAACTTGAGAACAGTGTTGTAAGGACGCTGGTTGATTTAATCAAATATAGTAGATTCTGCCCAACGTGCAGATACATATtagtgaaaaaaacaccaattcTTTGggacatttattttcaagatAATCCTTAATTAGTCCCACGACAGAGAAATTTGcaatttgtttagtttttgtcctcttttttattcaatttaaagAACTAATTTCTCTGAATTTATCCATAAATGACACCATCTTTCCATCTAATATCATCGCGTTTGCTACAAAAACCGGTGCAGTCTATGTGCTGTTGTCAGCCAAGCTGATCCAGACCTGTCTGTTTTGACAGATATCATGAGGAGTCTCTTAAATGTTCTGTTTGCACATTTCTTTTACTTGAAATGAAGTATAATTTCCACCACTCAGTCACTCCAGGATTTTACAATGTTGCGACTGCAACAATTAATGCAAATATAACCAAGTAATGTGCCTTTTGACCAATGAGAGTAGTTTTCTACAAGGAAAATCATTGTTACAGAGGTTGTTTGGTGGGTATGGACCAAAAAAGTGCGTCATGGGACTGGACAATACCATTTAATCCTGGATATGATGCGTTCAAGTGCACCACAGACTCCACAGTAAGCTGTAAGAACTCTATCATCACAACTGGAGATTGTGCCCCCAATATTGTGCAGCAACAATATTTTCTAACGGGCATGAGATAGAACTATATCTAGCAAATACGAACTCGGAGCTGTGAATCAGACACCACttttagtggaaaaaaagagtgatATGGTCAAATAACACGTTTTCAGCACAAGTGTGCTAGTGCCTCCTTACGTGTTGTCTGGTTGACCTCCAAGCTCAAATCTCCCTTTCGACCCTCGGGGTCCCAGGCGTACCCTTGGATGGAGTAGAGGGAGCCAGCGTCTAGGGCAGAAATGGTCATGTAGGTGTCGGAGGTGTTGTACTGCATGCTGGTGTTGGAACCAAACTGGAATGTGGACACACTGTACAGGACAGCGTGAGCCACAGGAGCCCAGGATATGGTGATGCTGTCGTTGCTGGGAGACGAGGTAGAgagctgaggaggagacagaactgtggaggaggaagatttGATTAGTTTTTGTGAGATAAAAGGCCACAGTTGCTtcataaaatgctgattttaagAAGTAACACCATGATAATTAGATGGgaaataatgttgttatttgcctgtctgtctgtcaaagacagaatatatgtgtgtgaatgagaggaacccaagtagAACCATGAGGCaagagggagtggagataaagaaggtggaggattttaagtatttagggtcaacagtccagagcagtggagattgtggaaaagaggtgaagaaacgggTTTAAGCTGGTTGgtatgggtggagaaaagtgtcaggggtgatgtgtTATAAAacagtatcagccagaatgtgaggaaagatatacaagacagtggtgagaccagtgatgctgtatggtctagagacagtggcactgaggaaaagacaggaagcagagctggaggtagcaaaGATGAAGATGTTacggttctctttgggagtgacgaagatggataggatcaggaatgagtcaatcagaggaacagcacatgttagatgttctggagataaggtcagagaggccagaatgagatggtttggtcatgtacagaggagggatagtgagtatattggtagaaggatgccggggttggaactgccaggcaggaggtctagaggaagaccaaagagaaggctTATGGATGTAGTAagagaggacatgaagttagttggtgtgagagagggggatacagagaacagggtgagatggaggaggttgattcgctgtggcgacccctgaagggagcagccgaaaggaaaagaagaagaagaaggtgttATTTGCTTGTCTggacacaaatgaacacatttgcaAATGAACATGTTCAAATCAAATCTCAAGTCTATCATCTGTCACATTTGTTGCTGTTAGGTCACATTAATTACTTGTGACATGTGGAtcgccagttcaaatcccctAAGCGCCCCTGAGCAAGATGCCCAACTACCAATGCTCTCTGGATGCAGGTaagtgctgccctctgctggtgtgtAAAATGGATTTAGGTTTAattcagaggtcaaattcactacaACTCACTGGTGTAAATAAAACCAATTCTAAAgtagattagatcagattattttatatatgcatatatatttatatatataatacatatatatgcgtgtgtgtgtaatgttttaaaaagtaagaGGCTTTGTCTATGACAACATGAATATAACATGAATATGATCTTCAATAAAGTTTGAATAGATCTATGAATTGGATTAAGTACTATTAGCATGTATTTTAAGAAAGAGACTAAGAAGATTGTGTATATGAGTAAAATACTATATTGCTTATTactgacatacagtatttcagtTTTAAGGGATTTTGTGACGACGGAGGGACTTACTCCACATACCACTGCAATATTAATAGACCAATGTTgctaaaataagttaaaatctGAAGATCTATAAACAAAAGACATGAAACtgctacatgttttttttttagctcatgaGGATCAGATTTCTCAGAGTGGAGGTGAGAGGTGACACTTTTGTACTCAGGATGAGGTCAACCCTTTGTGTGACTGTCACTGAAGGGTCAGGTGGAGTTGATACCGATACAGGAGGGACCCCGCGGGATGCTGATGCATTTCTTGGTTATAAGAAAAGCCTGGATTTTGCCTGAAGACGTGTGTGTATACATTGGCCCATAGTGACTCTACATAATGGAGCAGATCAGTTGACTTCTGGAGGGCATGGGGGAGTGATGACAAAAGTGTCCTGTATGGTTCTCATTTCTATAAAAACCATCAAACTGCCCCATGGGTGTATTCTTTTAACAGTTGAATTCAAACACTCTCGTTCTGCTGATAAACAAAGACGACGCGAGAGACAACAGTACCTGTCTTTGCAGTCACAGTGGGAGAGGGCTGGCTGCGGCCTCCACTGTTCACAGCCATGATGCTGAGCGTGTACTCAGTGTACGGTGAGAGGGACTGAATCTGCGCAGGGGAGGACGACACTGTGTCTTCTCTGTAGAAGCCGTCAGAGTTCAGGACGCGTATGATGTAGTTAATGGCGTTACTGTCCAAGGTGAACTCCGCTGTCAAGGTCGTGCTATCCTTTGGCTCCGCATTCTGCAGGGGATCCATCATCTCCGGGGCTTAAATGACAGTACAGAATATGCACTAAAAAGAGCTCAGATTTGATTGATTATTCTGTCACTATGTGTGCTTAGACTGAAACAGAAGAGTACCACACCTGTTGATGACACACCAGTCGTTGTAGTGCTCAGAATTTCTTGACTACTGCCCAGAGCTTCCACGGTGAAGATGTAGTTGGTGTTTTGGGACAGCGAGCTGATGGAGCCCATCACTGTGTTTTCCCCAAAATGAGCAAAGGCAATGGGTTGGCCTGGTGAGCTTTGCAGGGCAGCAGAGACTTTGTATGAACTGGCTCCAGAGTACCTGCTCCATCTGAGAATCGCAGTCTTGGATGTGACTGAGAACACGGACACTGTGAAACCTgatgagaaaagaaaattgaGATGGGTCACTTTCATCGCTTATCACACCCGAGACATGGTTTATATGtatagcacatttcatacacagcTGCAACTCaatgtgttttacataaaaacaaaataccaaacttcataaataaacataaataaaacagattacaTCAAGGTGACAACTTTGTTTTTAGGATAGGGGTTTAAAGATACCTGAATTTCCCCAAGTGGATAAACAACgtttatctaatctaatcttaaaTGGAGcataaaatatgacataaaaaaaaaattattatgtaATACAGTGCAGAAAAAATATTAAAGTGCTTTAATGGAGCTTCATCATAAGCAtatgaagaaaagaaatgtttatGATCTGGATTTAACTTGGTTTATATTCTTTTAATATGTCAATAATACATTCTGGACCTAAACTATTTAGTGAACACACATAAATGCAAAGTATATTTAAGGTTTTGTGCCTTCTATATAATCACgtatgacagtaaaaaaaaaacagctacagtttaatatgttaaaaaagaATATAGAGTACCTGTTGCTGTCACAGCCTGCAAATAGAAATGAGAGAATATTAACAAAAGTTTGTGTGCAGTCAATATAATGAACTACTTTGCccgaatttgaatttgaaaagtgTCTGTTGTGTTAAATGTCATTACTGTACCTGTGAGAATATGCCCAGCAAGACAAAAATCACCAGCCACTTCATCGTGCCCATTCTTCACCTCTGCCAAGAAACACtcgtcttttttgttttatcacttTGTAGCCTGTTTTTGGGGTTTCTTCCAAAAAATGGTTCACTCTTAACTGTTTCATTCTCTTGGCTGTTAAAGTTGAAATACCTTCATGTGGACCCTCCCACTGGGTAAAAATGTCCAACCATGGTGCagaagtggtgtgtgtgtgtgtgtgtgtgtgtgtgtggggggggggggggtattacTTGGGGGACAGGTGCAGTTTGAATAACATGAGAAGGAGAAATGTTCAGCCACTGGCCTGATATTCTATATTCAAGGAAGCAGTCAAgagaaaaatacagtataatacacTGGTCAGTGATTCCCATAGCTTGAGGCATCGAAACACTGATAGGGGAGGAATGACTTCATTGTcataatacactgtaaaacctGATGAGTTAGTTCAACTCAAACAGATTGAGGAaaccagaatcagaatcagtatcagctttattggccaagtatgtgaacacatacaaggaatttgactccggTTTTATCCTTAGCACACAAATTAAACGTAAACTAATTCCCTTATATCAATTTAGTTTAAGAACTCAAATAACATGAATATAAGAAagtatattattaaaataaaagtgactcaAACATTTATTATTCAGGTAACTTGAGtaaatttgtttaatttagttaCGCATTTCtccaaacttgttttaattgtgttaaataAGAGTGTTTTAATTTAGTAAAGACAAATGCTTCTTATTCATATAAATGTTAACGCTTAAGTTGAATTTACTCTAAGGCTAATGATTATATTTTGGATGGATTGAATTTTTTTGATTTATCTTACTGTCACAGACTCAAAAACAGAGATCGAGCCGTTTTCGAAGCTTGACATTGTAAAAACATTAATTCCACAACTGTAAACTTGAACAAATATATTGTAACAGAACAAACAAAGcataaaaatcataaataacaataatacatataataatacataaacaGTCCTTCCCAGGATAAACAAAGGAAGGGTGTCACATTCAAATGGAGCGTAAGTGCTctcacaaacataaacagagtGATCAAACATTGAAAATACTTATTCTGACAACAGGAAAAATGGAGAACTATATTTCAAAATATACAATGACACATCTTCATGTCCCTCACCAAAAACAGTTTGTGTCTAACAATAGACAGAGGTGAGTGTCACATGTCTGACACTTCCTGTTGtgcacactgctgctgttgtgtagTGTTTATATTAGCAGGTAGATCAGCCAAACTACTTACCTTGAATCACGATGAAAAGGTGAGTCTTCAACAAAGCGCATCCCTTTTCCTGCTGTGCACCTTCCAGGACACTGTGGTTCCATAAAATTATTTTAGTATTACAACATAAAATCAAGAATACAAAGACACTCAGACACTCAATCATGTTTTGTTATCAATTGActgtgttgaaaaatgtcaccaTCACTGCTAAATCAAGACTAAATCAAAATTTAACATCACTTGACAGTTTATGGGCCCACATTATTTTCACTTAGCTGGACAACAACAGCATTTGACATCGTCAATATGTCTACAAATCAGACGGGTTCACATCATTTGGTCCACCCCAAATTCTTCTCTCTGGAGAAGAATTTCCAGGGAGGAAGACGTTAAACTGACTGCTTTCAACAGGCACAAGAGCACAATTTCCAGataaaaacatagaaatgtATTTGAAAGAAAGGTGCAATTTACAGCATAGTTGACCAGAACAATTAGCAACAACATAATTTTTAACATCAACACAATTCAGGCGTCCAGTAAAAATGTCAACTTTGAAGACCCGTTACTTGATTTCAATAAACCAATTAAATTGTGTTCTTCAGCAAAAGGCCCTCTAAAAAAATACAGGATAATAAttgacagaaaagtgtcactaGATCATTAGAATAACTTACAACAAAGAGCACGGTGTTCTGCACATGTTAATTTGATGTGTGAGGCCCATAAGGTAGGCACATGCTCCACATCTGCAATGCCGTACCCTCGAGCACAATCCCAGCCCACTCAGAGTCACCTTCTTCAGTCCCTGGTTTGGAGACCACAAAAATCTTGATGACAAATGCACCAAGTGCCTCCGTCACAGCTGCAACGtcgtcaccatcatcatcattatcacgGACCTGtgcaagagagagaaatgattgCCTAATTTATTTTGAGTTCTAACTAACTCCGGGTTATacgtttaaaaaatatatatcaaatGACAACTTCAAAATGTCTCCAATATGCATCAACAAATTTCAAATGTTGTGTAAAGGTACAGAAGCAACTAAGGCCCAGCTTTTGAAATTAGCAAAGTGGCTGGAAGGGTAAAAATTTAACATAATACATAtatcaaaattattattaaggTCAGCTGGCTTTAACCCCAGCATGTGAACAGTTACACGGTCAATGGCTAATAAGTGTGAAAGGATCCTCTAAGCGTGTGAACCGTTTGAAAgtactgagcagcagcagtcgtTGTAGTGGTTAAAGGTCCTGACCGGAAAAAACTACAAAGCTTCGTCGCACACTTGGTGACGCGGATGACGTCAGAGACCGGGGACCGGAGACAGGAAGAGGCGCTTCGGAGGAAACAAAAATGGCAGCGGCCTCAGATCACGGACTGAAGAGAATAGTTTGGCAAAGTAAGTACACTACATGGAAACagtttttacaacatttatgaagctgCATAAGACTTATTATTCAAAGCTACAGGACTCAAAAGTAACAACGAGCTGTTATTGACTGTGTCCTTCGCTGGGACAGTGGACATTTTACTTCCAGTGAAGTAGTTGTGTTGTTCTTTTGGGAGCGGAAGTTGACAGATGAAGGTTGAAGGGAATGGAGAGAATTATAACCACAGAATGAAAACACTGGATCTAACTCTCGATGGTGTCGTTTGTATGGCGACTTTACCGTCATCTTCTCTCGCAGTTGCCCACTGTTAGTTGTGTGGTTATTAACAGGCTGTTCTCCGCCGACTGTGACATCGCACCCCTGTCAACCGTGACGTTGGTGGAAGAAAGAAACATTAACAAAGCGTGACGCCTTGTCAACCGGGGATTTACCAAATAAACGCAATTTAAATACTCAAAAAACGGTGTTGCAACGTTTACAAAGGGAAGCAAACGATAAAGAGAATCCAGCTAGAACACGGTTCTATGAAATTTGACGAAATACACCCAAATTATTCATGACAATGAATCAGGAAAAATACTAATTTAAGCAAGAACACATTGTGtcattctcttctcctctcctctcttcagcctcatcctcttctcctctcaccAGTCTCACCTTTCTTTCACAGGATATTGTGTATTTCATGTGAAGTCCTAAAGTATGCTTCAGAAGTCACTTCAGAGCTTCTCCTGCCAGCTCCATACTCTAATACAGGGTTTCCAGgagtccttgaaatccttgaatgtTTGTggatttgaaaaacaaacaaactggccCATGAAAGTTAATGAAAATCGCCCAAAACGACATGgatcattgaaagtgcttgaattttgtcaaaaaaagaagataagTTGATATTTAGTTAAATGTCTGCCTTGTTCGTTACGACGCACTACTGTTTTAtgcgccctgcattgcttgatgtacgtagactagtcCTATGCAGAACAAACGtagagtcataattactagcggtgttgtggactgacttgcccaagatcccaaggacaatcacttg is a window from the Solea solea chromosome 9, fSolSol10.1, whole genome shotgun sequence genome containing:
- the LOC131465668 gene encoding fibronectin type III domain-containing protein 7-like, whose translation is MGTMKWLVIFVLLGIFSQAVTATGFTVSVFSVTSKTAILRWSRYSGASSYKVSAALQSSPGQPIAFAHFGENTVMGSISSLSQNTNYIFTVEALGSSQEILSTTTTGVSSTAPEMMDPLQNAEPKDSTTLTAEFTLDSNAINYIIRVLNSDGFYREDTVSSSPAQIQSLSPYTEYTLSIMAVNSGGRSQPSPTVTAKTVLSPPQLSTSSPSNDSITISWAPVAHAVLYSVSTFQFGSNTSMQYNTSDTYMTISALDAGSLYSIQGYAWDPEGRKGDLSLEVNQTTRPPTPSSVSVSMVTSNNVTELSVSWAIDPDVYGSVDYFVTSNHNLTCNSTSSPCSLSPVSCGEVHTIQVTASNEAGPSYPSDPEVFVTFPCPPESLTHNVEDTEENCTLTWDTVTHADGYKAFIKRGDGIEEICNTTGNNCTYHCQCGYMYLLSVVAFNQAGNSPAGENLNYTTLPCCPEDLTVSVVSTDTLEITWTAARGADMYQTRAVDNSEVILCNDTAPECALSDLTCDSPYSVVVIPCNDFSGCNHACQAHTKDTAPCMPTNMGLTENNSTFVTVSWTSTNRAANYTVSALGEDGSTLTCTTTGTSCDITDLPCGSTFEVTVTADSDAGQSLPSYSKSLETEPCCPENLTVVQVTQAMSNVSWSHAKGAQFFLTSLTSPRGHARCHTQDSHCIMGCVTCGTSYTVAVEAQSHSGRVSNCAYEGFSSSACCPSGIRLYKMADNSLQVHWRSSSSSHSHSVEMSGSNNNYTCTAAPGEHKCNVANALCGDTYHVVVAPLTAEGSKGIFCSARVFSVTCSNSNIGAVIYRGKRSVD